The DNA window GAGATGCAACAAATCCATCTGGCTGTGCGATTGTTTCATAATTAGAAAGTTTTATGCAATTTAGGattatcttttcttttcctgtattCACCTTAAATAGACTCAAATCACTTCCAGCTTTTTATTCTGGTGTAACCACCAATCAAACTTTTTCAGTCTCTTCACTATGCATGCTGCTCTGCCTCACTcgctgtctgtgtctgatgTTCTCATTATTCTCCTCATCATGAAACATCTATTTCGTACATGTTTCATCTCGCTCATCATTGTTTTCGGAGCAATGAGAAGTGACAGCCTTGACCAGCGCTTCCTCCTTCAGTCATCATTTTACTCTTCAAGATTGCTCATCAAACACCTCAGTACAGTGACACTGACAGTTAGGAGTATTGGTACAAACACCTCCACACAACCAATAATTATGGATTAGCCTCGAGGCAAATGCAGTGTACACTAATATGTGACTTACAACAGGCCATTAGCCCCATGCTTTGCAGCCATTATAAAGTGCTCAAAGCCTGAGGACCAGGTGGTCAGGGAAGCGCACCAGCCAGATCAGCCCGTATGGAGCCTTGTGCTACTAAGTCACTTTCAGTGGGACTTTTCCCCTGTGGGTTAGAGATCACGAGTAACATCTGGGGTCTGGTTGTCCTTAGAAAGGGAGGTGGGGAGAGTAGAGACTAGAGAAAATGGTTAGTTACTCTGTGAATAAATGTCCTTGTGCTAACACAAATCTatccatgtttttattacagcagTATTTCTCAGTGTCCAACCAATCTCATCAATAATACTTCATTTTTACAACAGTTagatacaaaatacaaattggCTGCATAGTGTTATACAGATGGCAGCACCATGTAAGCAGCCTAATTGTCAGTTTGTTAAAAGGAACAGCACCTAAAGGGTTATTTGACAAATTTGAGCCATAAatctaaacacacaaagtcgattttttttccactttgtttaCTTCGCAAATATGAACACACCTGCTTCAATGCAGCATGAACTGTGAACAACTATAAAAAAGGTTAAGCATCAGTATAAAGCATGACATAGCTGTGCACTTCCAAGAAAGAGCTTCTATTTAAGGGATCAGCAGCtatatgtgtttttctctgtgccCCTTTCTTGTCTTGCAGATGAAGCCTCTGAATGTACTTCTTTGTGGTCATGAGTtgtgtcttcttctcttttctgtgtaaCTTAATTACCTGGACTTCAGCCCCCCTCATCCACTCACCTATGCCTGAGGGACCATGGGCAGTGTCAGCAGCCTCATCAACGGGAACAGtgtcaacaacaaacactgcaagGCATCTGAGTATAggttaaaaaaaggaacaaaccATCATAGGAGGAGTGGAGGGTGCAGCCTTGATGGGTTACTGAAGTGTGGTTTCACTCAGAGCTCCTCATCCACCAGTCATCCCTCTAAACGTCTTAACCACTCAGGACGaagtgaagattttttttacatcaagGTGAGACGGTGCATTATATGTTTTTGAGGTCATTAATTACAACATTATTGCACAGTTTTTTGATGTTTATCCTGTTTCTTACAAGGTGAGTCATAAACCAAGGCCAGCGTACCACAGAGGAGGATCAATGGAGGACCGAGGTAACAGAGATGGGGAGTCAGATGGTCGAATGAAACCAAAACTACTGGTCATGTCAGGGAATATGACTGAGAAGGTATGCAAAATTCCCATTTTCCTTTCACATGctttactgaaaacatttaaagaaattgCTTTCTTATCAAATATAAGATGATCACATGAGAAGGGAGGGATTGTAGACTATTTTGAGGtagttcaggtaggcaggtgctgttgagttgaccactctgtaggcaaagGGGtagggctttgaacctgatgcaggcagctagtgcagagatctgaagagtggtgtaacgtgaacctttttttaaaatatgtataattttCACTCACTCAGTAAATAtaagtgaaaacagaatttcagaaatgactgtatatttttttaaaatagtaaaGACTGAAATATCACATCTGGCTGGGCCACTCGAGGACACTTACGGAGTTGTTTCTAAGCCACTCCGTGTTTTGGCTTTGTGATTAGAATCTCTGTTTTATTGAAAGGTGAAACTTTAGCTCAGTCTAAAGTCCTGAGCGCTGTAGATCAGGGTTCCATTAAGGAAATCTCTATACTTTGTTTTCCCCTAACCCTGACCTGTCTCAGGGTTATATACCTGATGCTGAAGTACctgatgcagaaaaacatccccacagcatgatgctgccaccaccatgccACCATGTAGGGAGGGtgcctggtttcctccagacatAATCTTTCCACATTCTGAGTGTCCTTGAGGTGCTTTTTGCAAACTCCAAGCaggtttttatgtgttttgcatAGGGGACAGACTTCCATATAGCCATATCACATCTGGGCTTTATGGCAGAGTGGCTATATGATGGTGGTCCTCCTAGAACTTTGTTTCATCTCAGCACAGGATCTCTGGAGCACAGAGCGATCAGTAGGTTCTTGGTCTCCTTCTAATAAGGCCCTTCTCCCATGATCGTTCAGTTTGACTTGACAACCAGCTCTTAGAAGAGTCCTGGCTGTGCTTTTGTAGCCTTCCGCAGATCTGTGCAATAATCCCGTCTCTGAGCTCTTTGCGATCCAAGTCATGTCCAATCAAAGTAATTTACCACAGAGGGATAAAGGTGTAGAAACATCTTAGCAACAATTAAGAGAAATAGGAGGATGCTGAGCTATATTTCAAGTGTTGTTGAAAAGGGTCTGATTACTTCTCCCGATGTTATATTTAAGTGTTTCCTTTGttatacatttgcaaacatttctaaacctgttttctttttgccagTATGGGGGACCACATATACAATCATGTTcaaaacaattataattaaaaattGTAGTATCAGGCCACAACATACCAAATACGAAAAAAAGTGAAGGGGAACTGAATACTTCCTGAATTAACTCTATGTAAGGTAGTTGGAaccagcagctggttagcttagcttgaAGACTGGAATCAGGAGAAAACAGGtagcctggctctgtccaaaagTAAGACGGCTGACCCCAACCCTGATGCTCAGTATTTAAcagttaatatttaatttatttataagtttaaaaaatgcatttttccaATTTACCCAAGTTTGGGTCTGACAGCTTGATGGCAGGGAGCAGTTTGGCACATAGACTCCTTGTAAAATTGGCCAAATTAATGCTAAACAAATAGACAGCTGTGTTAATTTGTGGTGAATGTAGGTAAATGTTTTTACGTTAATTAAGCCAGGCTAGctcttcagctgtgttttcagtctttattcTAAGATAATCTGCTGCTGGCAGTAGCTTCATGTGTAGTGTGTAGACATGATAGTGATAACAGCCTTGTCATCTAACTCATGATTGTATTTCTTGCGACTCCAATTTTATGTTAATTTTCACAACCTCACCAATTGCAGCATCACTGTGCTTTACTTGACTGGAACCACTGGTTATTCATGCAAGCATTAAGGAGCCATTCtgcataaattaaaattaaggataaaacatgttgtgtgtagTTTAATAGGTAGCAGCCATTCTTCATGACCTGTGTTGAACCTTCACGGCTTATTAATCAACACCTCCCAGATTAATGACCTAAGAATGCCTTGATCTTCTCAGAGAAGTCATTTCTGTGCCAAGAATACATAGGCTGCAAACGAAGTCTCCTTCAATAAGTCTTTATTCCTCAGGGGcaagagaagggaggaggagaggaataGGAAGCAGCCTTAAAAGAGGCAAAGCAAAGAATAAAggataaaaaagagagagatcgAGGGCTAAAGAATATTTGAGGGATAGTagtagagaaaaaaatgaggaAAGGCATCCCAGTCATGAAGTCAGTGAGAAGGAATGCTGAGCTCACAAGCTTTACCTCTTACATTTCAGCAGTAGctcattttattaatatcacAGAGAAAGGCTATTCATCTTCCCTCAGACAGCACATGGTGGAGAGATGTGGGATGCAAAGGGAAGGCGAAGAAGACAGAAAGGAGGGGTGGTGTGGTGCTGCTTGTGATGTTCTTGGACAGCACAGATGGGGCATGTGGAGTATAAGTTCATCTCTGAaatgagttttctttttatatgaCAGTCTAGTGAATTTTACTTGCAATTACTGCTATGCTACTTTTAATACTGCCAGCCTGTAGTGTTGCAGTTATGTATgcttcagtcatttcatttctaaTATGAAAAGACATGACTGGAAAAGCAAATCAATCCCTTTCATTTGTACAGACGTCCAGCACGTGACACTTTTTATCTCTGTGAAAGCCAGTCATTATGATTTTATGACGCTTCAGAACGTGAATCATCTTTAGTCCTTTGTTCTTTCCATAACAGTGCAAGAGACCTTGCTTTTTGTCGTGCTGTCAGCTAAGAGGAGCCactgaaaatcaaaataaaaatagggaAGAGCACGTCTGACTGTCTGTCATTTCACTCTTCTAGACCTCTGCTGAGAAATCACTGGTCCGTTCGACTGCTTTCAAGCCTGGGAATCCCATGAGAATGTCCTCCACAGAGACACGCCACAACAGCCTGGACCACATCCTTAGTCCTCCGGAGAAAGCAAAGAGCCCAGACATTAGATATAAGCAAGACACCTTCTCAGGTCTTTATCTATTATTGTACTAACAAACGTTTGCTTTAGAATGAGATTATTCTGGATGAATGACAATTTACACTAAAGTGGAATGTCACCTCTTTGCTTTCAGGGACTCTCTCTGATTCTGGGCGTAACTCTATGTCTAGCCTGCCAACCCACAGCACCAGCGGCAGTCTAAGCACTTCCACAGGCCCTGTCAGTCACAGTGATGGCAGCTCAGCTCCCGAAACACGCCTCAGCAAAGGGGTACTACCCAATTTGCCTCCATGGGTCAGTGGGAATAGTGCTAACCTTGACAGTAGCTACAGGCCTGGCTTCAACAGTGGTGGGTTGCCATCTAAGGCTAATGGGGATTCTGGCTCCCCACTTTCCGCAGATGAGCCAAACCCTCTCTCTGAAACTGAAGGTGGGATTCGGTCCCCAATAACTACAGATGAGTCACTGATTGAACGTTTGGAACAAAGGCTgctggagagagagactgaactGCAGGAGCTACAGGTACCAGAGAACAACAGCAAGGGCTGGTAATGAAGATCAACAGTGGCTGTCAGTAGTTATTTGTCCTTCAATAGCTATCTGAGactcttctttgtttttttatctaacAACAGGTATGTTTTGAGGAGAAGGAAGCAGATACCTGCCAGTTGTTTGAGACAAGACAGAGGTACTGTGCTGAAGAAATAGAAGGACTGAAGCAACGATGCTCCACAAAACTACGACAAGTGTCCCAAATCGCTACAAAAACTCAGCAGGCGCTCCAGCTACAGGTCAGCCAGCTCCAGGTCAgcccctctcttctcttcctaaAGATAAATGTagcaactaaaaataaaataagatataaataGCAGATGCCCATGAATTCCATGCTTTGCATGATAAGGTGAAATGACAAATGGACTGTTGtacaggcagagaaagaaaggctTCAAGAAGATGTCTACAAGCTAACCCAAGAAAAGGATCTTGTAGAGCTCAGACTGAGGTCTTATGAGACAAAGAGCACACAGTTGGCTCCAACACTCGAGGAAACTCAGTGGGAGGTGAGTCATGAGTCATCTGTGTTATACAAGTTAGGTTTGAATGCGTGTAGTATAAACCATAATCTGAAACAACCTTGAATTCTGCTGCTGCATGATcagtaaaaaggaaagaaaaacaaccattGTGGATGATGTttagagaaacagaaatctaTTTCACACAAGTCAGAGATACTAACTTCTCAATTTACCTTTATAGCTATTTCCAACTGCACATGAATTAGTCCGAGGAgtttttttcatattaacaGTGCACACAAGGTGAAAATGATTCCTCAGAGAATTATCACCAACTCTGTCGCTTCCCCCTTTTCAGCACCTTCTAGCTCcacgtttgtgttttttaaggcTGGAAACTAAACTGCTCTGGTTCAGGGTATGAACTAGAGCAggcctgttttatttattttattatttatttacagtatatctgcCTATGCCTCATACAGTATAGTTACAGTCTCAGGAGTTGAGACCAAAACCTTTAGTTTTGAAGAGAAAATATTGAACTTAAATTTGCCAGCTGGTCAGAAAAAAATCACCTGATGTTGCTTTATGTTTATAGCATATGTAGCGCAGTTGTCATGGCAACTTTTTTATAGCGATAATATGTGAACGTTGTATTTATTGCTGGCTGCACTGCCCCCATGTGGTCAGAAATCTTAATAGGGTCCAAATTGTTTAATCTAAATGTTTAGCTTACAGTTGGCATGACAATATTTCCCGGTTTCATCTTCGTAATTTTCTGTCTTAATGTAGGTGTGCCAGAAGACAGGAGAGATCTCACTGTTAAAGCAGCAACTAAGAGACTGCCAAGCAGACATCAGCCACAAGCTGAATGAGATAGTCAGTCTCAGGACATCactgaaggaaaacacagtaaagatgGAGATGCTcgaaaaacagaataaagaccATGAGGACAAACTGCACTCTCGCACCATAGAGGTTGAGGTTAGTGGGTTGATTATTAAGTGGTAATTCATTGTACAACAAAGTACAAATAAGGATATGTGAACAGAATGCCCCCACAGTGCTCATGAAAGTACTTATACTTAAACTGGATACCTGCTATTATGTGCTACACTCAATTATGACCTTGAGACTGCTTTCAATGTCTGCGTTTTAGCAGACTCATTAAATCATAGACTTAATGAATGAGCTTAGTTAAAACTTCATATGATTATGCCTGTGCTATCAGACGAAATAATCTTCTTAATTATTGCCtatatgcatttttaattcaGGTGTGCCAAAATGAACTCCAACGTAAGAAGAATGAGGCTGATTtgctgagagagaaagtgggCAAACTGGAGAAAGACATTCAGATGATGAAACAGGATCTGGCCGTGGCCAAAGAGCAGAGGCTGCAACACACTTTGCATCTTGAGGCCCATGCCCAGACTGAGGCCCTTGAAAAACGAATCCAAGGCCCAGACTCCCCCGCTCTGGGCCAAGGGGATGAGAACAGGGTTCACATCTCCACTGAATCACTCcagagagaagtggagagaCTAAAGCAGCAGCTCAGGGAGGAGAAGGACGCTCAAGAGAGACTGGCCAGCAGCTTTGAGCAGGAGAGGCAGACATGGAACAAGGAGAAAGACAGGGTCATCAAGTACCAGAAGCAGCTTCAGATCAACTACCTGCAGATGCACAAGAAGAACCACGAACTGGAGAGAATCCTAAAGGAGGTGACTGCTGAACTGGAGAGCAGGACAGAGCTAGGCATGGATATCGCCTACAGCTCAGGGTTACAAACATATGATGATGTCATTGCCACAGAGATTTAATAGAACCCCGCACTCACATGTATTTTGGTACAATTTGACTGCTTGGTAGTTTAATCACCACAAATATTCGTGTCTCAGTGTCACACCTGAGTTCCCAAAAACGGGAGCTCATTCACTGCTACTGTAACGAGTGTTTTACAAGAGTTGTTTAATAGATTGTGTTTTATCTAGTGTATTTTGACTCCTGGTCTCAAAAACCACACAGCTCAACTAAAATAGTATTTTGTTATGGCACAGTTACTTGTTTATAAGTAAATACTAAGTTATTTAATGTTCAAACGagaatattgtttttatttttttaccatgCTGTTTAACAGGATCACTTTGTAGTTATTAGTTGCTTATTGATGCAGGCTCGACAGTAGCTGACTGATAACACATGATGACCATAACTTTAGATTCACATTCGCCCCTTCCTAATTGACTTGCCCTTGTGTGTCCACATGCTGTTCATTCACAAACGGTTTGTGCATGGAAAAGAgagttttaaatcattttagaaataatttcAAAAGGACACACAGGTCACAGCTGAAAGTTTTTAACTGCCACACAAACGTAATAATGTTTAAAACTGTGATGTTAAGCTGTGATGCATTTTCAACCTTaaatcagttgttgttgttgttgttgttgttgctgttgttgttgtcattctCAATCTTAGAAAAAGTCAACTTTCAGTCCAGTCAAGTAAAGTCCTACAAAGTCTGTATATCACTTATACGATAACTCTAATGAAATTCAAGCAGAACAATTACATTTTGTACAAGCAGTCCGTCGTCTTTATAATCTCATTGTTCAAATTTGTTTGCTACAGGTCCATCTACAATCATAGGGAGATATTACAACTTTGGATGAATATGATTTATTAAGCAAACCTTAAACCTGAACTATGGACACACAAAGCAGTACAGTGTGTACCAGAGATCTGACATCTCTGACAGAAGCAAGGGCAAATGCAAATTTGGTGATTTACTTTGTGCTGTGTGCATTTAGAGGGAAAGAGATTAAAGGGCGCTGGATAGTATACAatgaaagtaaatattttaagatgaaaacacaggag is part of the Anabas testudineus chromosome 9, fAnaTes1.2, whole genome shotgun sequence genome and encodes:
- the lzts1 gene encoding leucine zipper putative tumor suppressor 1, which codes for MGSVSSLINGNSVNNKHCKASEYRLKKGTNHHRRSGGCSLDGLLKCGFTQSSSSTSHPSKRLNHSGRSEDFFYIKVSHKPRPAYHRGGSMEDRGNRDGESDGRMKPKLLVMSGNMTEKTSAEKSLVRSTAFKPGNPMRMSSTETRHNSLDHILSPPEKAKSPDIRYKQDTFSGTLSDSGRNSMSSLPTHSTSGSLSTSTGPVSHSDGSSAPETRLSKGVLPNLPPWVSGNSANLDSSYRPGFNSGGLPSKANGDSGSPLSADEPNPLSETEGGIRSPITTDESLIERLEQRLLERETELQELQVCFEEKEADTCQLFETRQRYCAEEIEGLKQRCSTKLRQVSQIATKTQQALQLQVSQLQAEKERLQEDVYKLTQEKDLVELRLRSYETKSTQLAPTLEETQWEVCQKTGEISLLKQQLRDCQADISHKLNEIVSLRTSLKENTVKMEMLEKQNKDHEDKLHSRTIEVEVCQNELQRKKNEADLLREKVGKLEKDIQMMKQDLAVAKEQRLQHTLHLEAHAQTEALEKRIQGPDSPALGQGDENRVHISTESLQREVERLKQQLREEKDAQERLASSFEQERQTWNKEKDRVIKYQKQLQINYLQMHKKNHELERILKEVTAELESRTELGMDIAYSSGLQTYDDVIATEI